One uncultured Carboxylicivirga sp. genomic window, TTACTTTATTAACCGACATTATATGTTTATTAAATTTGCGAATTTAAAAGTACAAAACTTTCAATTTAAAACAAACGTTACTCTTTTTTGTATCCAGGTATATTTTGTTCGCTAAAAAAGTTAACGACCAATTGTGGGAATGGATAATTGATGCATTCCTCTTTTTTTACTTGTTGATAATCATTGATGCCAAGTTTTACTAATGCATTTGTTGTTGTCTGAAAAAAGCTTGAATGAATGATCTGATGACTCAGAATATGTTTGGTATCATTCAATAATTTAACGTCTTCTTGAGTTTGCTTTTTGAAATAGGAGGCCGAAAGTTTCTTTTCAGACTCTATTAATGGCAATTGATAAAGGTTTTGCCAGATATCTTTACCATTTCGTTGTTGTATATATAAGGTATCAGTTTCATCAACCAAAAAATAATTGAAGTAACGATGCCGTTGGCTAATCTTTTTGCTCTTTACCGGAAGGTTGGGTATTTGACCTGTAAGAAAAGCCACACAATCTGATTGAAAAGGACATTGATCACACTCCGGAGTTTGAGCCTTACAAATGACAGCTCCCATTTCCATCATTGCCTGATTATGGTGCGCCGGGTCGTTGGTATTTAATAATTCATTGGCAACTTCGGTAAAGCGTTTTTTTCCTTCTGTTGAGTCGATAGGTGTATCTATCCCTTTTATTCTTGATATGAATCGATAGACATTACCGTCTAACACTGCATATGGTAACTGAAAGGCAAAAGAAGCAATGGCTGCTGCAGTATATGTGCCTATACCTTTTAAATTAAGGATCTCCTGATAAATAGTTGGAAATTGAGAATTGTGTTTTTCAACAATTGTTTTGGCTGCCTGATGTAAATTTCTGGCTCTGGAATAATAACCTAATCCCTGCCACAATCGCAGTACCTGTTCCTCATTGGCCTGTGCAAGTGATTGTACATTAGGAAAGTTATCAATAAATCGGTGATAATAATCTAAACCTTGTGCCACACGGGTTTGCTGAAGTATTATTTCTGATATCCAGATTTTATATGGATCAGTGGTTTGGCGCCATGGAAGGCTTCTGTAATTGTTGTGATACCAATCAAGCAATCGTGTTCCGAAATCAGTCATTATTAAAATTTTAAGCAAAAATAATCGTTTTGTTTTTTTTTATTGAGATTTCATTTATCTTTGCAATCTGAATTTTAGAGAATTAGCTGTAAATAATTGATAATTAAATAATTTTAAGAGAAAATGACAAAGGCTGATATTGTAAACGAAATTTCGAAAAATACTGGAATTGAGAAAGTTACTGTTCAGAAGACTGTTGAAGCCTTCATGGACACTATTAAAGGTTCATTAGTGAAAGGTAAAAATGTGTATTTGAGAGGTTTTGGGTCTTTCGTAGTGAGAAAAAGAGCAGAAAAGACTGCACGTAATATTTCTAAGAATACTACTATTATTATTCCAGAGCACTTTATTCCTTCATTCAAGCCTTCTAAGAGCTTTGTTACAAAAGTGAAGAATAACGTAAAGTAAGTATAACCAATTAAAACGTGAAACCATGCCAAGTGGAAAAAAACGTAAAAGACATAAGATGGCTACGCACAAGCGTAAGAAAAGACTAAGAAAAAACCGTCATAAGAAGAAGAAATAAATTTCTTTAGTCTAAGAAAAATTAGCAAACAGAAAGTGTTTCACTTTCTGTTTGTTGTTTGTATTTATATACAACGATCTTTGAAATAAATTGCGATCATATAGTGAATGCAGAACTGTTTGTAGATGTTGCTCCCGATCATCTTTCAATGGCACTATTGGAAGACAAGCGTTTGGTAGAACTCCGCAAGGAGAAAAGTAATGTTCAGTTCGCTGTTGGAGATATTTATCTCGGAAGGGTAAAGAAAATTATGCCCGGCCTAAATGCAGCGTTTATTGATGTAGGATATGAAAAAGATGCCTTTTTACATTATCTAGATCTTGGACCCCAATTTCGTTCCCTACAGAAATTTTTGAATATTGCTTCCAATAAAAAGGGAGTTGTTGCATTGCACAAGCTTAAACCGGAACCAGATATTAATAAAAATGGAACCATTCCGGAAGTTTTAACAGCAGGACAAAATGTTTTGGTCCAGGTGGCCAAAGAGCCCATTTCAACAAAAGGGCCACGATTAACATCAGAATTGTCAATAGCAGGAAGAAACCTGGTACTGCTTCCTTTCTCCGACAAAGTATCGGTAAGTCAGAAAATTTCTTCAGCAGAAGAAAGAAGTCGCCTGAAACGATTGGTAACGAGTATAAAACCTAAGAATTATGGTGTTATTATTCGAACTGTTGCCGAAGGTAAACAAGCTGCCGAACTGGATAAAGAATTACGTACATTAGTTAAAAGGTGGGAAGAAAATACCGCCAAAATTAAGGATGTGAAAGCACCGGGTTTGGTTGTTGGTGAAATAGGCAGAACTTCAGCATTGTTAAGGGATATTTTAAACCCTACATTTAATTCCATATTTGTGAATGATGAAGAAGTATGCAGTGAAATAAAAGATTATGTCGGACTGATTGCACCGGACCGACAAAAAATTGTAAAGCACTATAAGGGTGGTGCTCCGATATTTGACCAGTTTCAAATTCATCGTCAAATAAAGGCATTGTTCGGAACTACAGTATCGTTTAAAAGCGGTGCCTATCTTATTATAGAACATACCGAAGCCCTTCATGTAATTGATGTTAATAGTGGTAACCGTTCTAAATCGGCCTCCAACCAGGAGAACAATGCCCTCGAGGTAAATCTCGCAGCTGCCGACGAAATTGCTCGTCAACTTAGGCTTAGAGATATGGGTGGAATCATTGTTGTTGACTTCATTGATATGCAGAATAATGAAAATCGTCAAAAGGTTTTCGAAAAAATGAAACAGGCCATGGCGTCTGATCGAACCAAGCACAATATTTTACCTTTAAGTAAATTTGGCTTGATGCAGATTACCCGCCAACGTGTAAGACCTGAAATGCATATTCAAACAACGGAAAGTTGTCCAACCTGTAACGGTACCGGCACAATCCAACCAGCTATTTTTTGGCCAAAGGTATTGGAGGATGCTGTGAAAAAAGCTGTGCAAGCGCTTAAAATGAAGAAGTTGATCCTGAAGGTTCATCCTATTGTGTATGCTTACCTTAAAAAAGGTTTTCCGTCGAAAGTTTTACGATGGAAATTTAAATACACACATGGTTTGAAAGTAATGCCTTCCGACTCACTGGGCTTCTTGGAATTCAAGATTGTAGATAATGAAGATAATGAGGTTGACCTGTCATAGGTCAACCTTTTTTTTTGTCCTTTTTCAAATAATTTTTCGAATTTTGATTTAGAAAATGTAAAGTGTGTCATTCCGTCGGAATATCTGTCAGTCAAATTTAATGTTAAAATTTTGTTAATGCATTCACCCTTTTTTACTTCTTAGGTGTCTTACTATTAGATGAATTGTAAATAGGGAATGAAAATCCTGGCAATATGAAATTGTCAGATATACAATAGGTTGATAAAATTCAGATTTATTTCAGATCTAAAATTGTAGATTTGTTGGTAACAATGCATTGATCTGAAAAGTCATGAAATGAATAAGTAATTAGATCATAAATAAATTAATCTCATTTACATATCTAGAAAAGTATATATATTGGCAGGAAATTTGTTACCCTCAATAAAAATATTTGTAAACAGAAATGTTTAAACCTGGATTTTACAATTAGCAAGATTAAAAATATGAAAAGAACATTTTTAGCACTAGTAATGATGTTGTCAGTCATGAGTAGTCTTTTTGCTCAGATGGATCAACATATTACCTGGAAATTTTCGACAAAAGTATTAGAAGATAATAAAGTAGAAGTAATCTGCAAAGCAACTGTTGATGAAGGCTGGCATGTATACTCTTCGGTTTTGCCAGAGGGAACAGCGATTCCTACTAGTATAGAAATTGAAGAGAGTGATGCTTATAAAGTATTGGATGGAATTAAGGAGTTTCCTGAGCCTAAAAGATATTACGATGAAACATTTAAAGCTGAGCTGCAATGGTTTGAAGGTGAAGCGAAGTTTTCCAGGGTCGTTCAATTGAATGGAACTGGAGATGTTACTATAAAAGGATATGTTGAGTCGATGATTTGTAACGATGAAACATGTATGCCTCCAGAAATGATCGATTTTGAACTCACAGTAAAACAAACAACCGAAGAAGTTAATGAAAGTACTGAGGCTTCTACTAATGAAGAAAAAGAATCTTACTGGGCCATTTTTCTATTGGCATTTGGTGGAGGTTTAGCAGCTCTCTTAACTCCTTGTGTGTTTCCTATGATACCAATGACGGTAAGCTTTTTTACCAAACAAAGTGCAACAAAGGCTGCCGGCATTAGAAATGCAATTACCTATGGTGTTTCAATAATTGCAATTTATGTAATATTAGGAGTTGCAGTTTCTGCAATTTTTGGAGCCAGTGCGTTAAATGAATTATCAACGAATGTGTGGTTTAATTTATTTTTCTTCCTACTATTGGTTGTTTTCGCTGCATCTTTCTTTGGTGCTTTCGAAATCGTTATGCCAAGCTCTTGGGTAAATTTTACAACTAAAAACGAAGATAAAGGTGGTATTATCGGAATCTTCTTCATGGCTTTTACTTTAGCTCTTGTTTCTTTTAGTTGTACAGGTCCGATTGTAGGTTCGTTGTTGGTTAAGGCCGCAACGGGTGGTTATATGGGTCCAATCATTGGAATGTTGGGTTTCTCTCTGGCATTGGCACTTCCATTTGCTTTGTTTGCTGCTTTCCCGGGCTATCTTAATTCATTACCAAAATCAGGAGGTTGGTTAAACTCTGTGAAAGTTGTTCTTGGATTTTTAGAATTGGCTTTTGCATTCAAGTTTCTTTCAATTGCTGATATGACAATGGGGTGGCATGTTCTTGAGAGAGAAGTGTTTATTGCAATATGGATTGCTGTTTTTGCAGCGATGGGTTTTTACCTTATGGGTAAAATTAAATTGCCTCATGATTCTCCAATGAATCATGTTCCTGTGCCCAGATTTCTGTTAGCTTTGGTTGTTTTTAGTTTTACTATCTATATGATACCTGGATTATGGGGTGCCCCAGTTAATTTGATTAGTGGATTTCCTCCTCCAAAAAACTACGCAGAGTCTCCATATGGAGTTGGAAATGAAACTCCTGGAATTGTTAACTCTGGTAATGGTAATCATGCTATGGGGCTTCCTGAAGGTATGCACCCTGGACCACAAGGAATTCCGGCATTTGATGATTATGATAAAGCTTTGGCTTATGCTAAAAAAGTAAACAAGCCAATGTTATTGGATTTTACTGGTTTAGGATGTACAAACTGTCGAAAGATGGAAGATGCAGTTTGGTCAAATCAATCAGTTAAATCTATTTTAACCAACGATTATATCCTGGTATCCTTGTATGTTGATGATAGAAAGAAACTTGATGAACCATATATATCTGATGTAACTGGTAAGAAAATTAGAACAGTAGGAAATAAATGGGCGGAATTTCAATTTGTCCGATATCAGCAACAAGGTCAGCCGTACTACGTTATTGTTGATGAAGATGAAAATACACTTAATGATCCGGTAGCATACGATCCTGATGTGGAAAAGTATAAAAACTGGTTGTTAGACGGTCTGCAAAAATTCAAGAATTAATAATGTATTTATTATAGATTCAAAGCCTCTTCATACCGAAGAGGCTTTTTATTTACCATTATTTTACTTCTTTAAATTGTTCAAATTATTCTAATTGAAGAAAGATCTGTGAAAATTGGTTTGGATGCGATTCGGGTGTGTAATGAATTAAATTGTGTATGATTAATGTTAGTGTAAATTTTTACCACTTTGGTAAAAAAACTATTTAATTATGGTTTTATGGCGCGAGTAAAAGCTTTAGCTTTACTTATTAGTGCTAAATATTTGCATATGAACCGTTTTTTGACCTTTATCTGTTTTTTGTTATTGACTTCATTTAGCTTCTCGTCAATAGCTCAAATTGATTTTGCCAACCTTAAGGAAGAACAGATTTATCGCAAAGGAAATAAGTATAATACTTGGGGCCTCACTTTTGGTTATGGGCCTGTTACTTACTATGTAGATGTAATTGATTATACTGTTTTTCCTAAAAGTGATTGGAAGTTTGGTCCTACCATTATGCTGAGCAAGCAATTTAATCGTCCCTGGGGATTAGATGCTCAATTTATGATGGCCGATATGTATGGTCAAAAAAATACCCGCTACTTTAAAGGTGATCTGCTTGATTTTTCTTTGAATGTTACTTTTTCTATTAATCAGCTGGTTTTGTTCGGACCTATTAAGGATAAATGGGATATATATGGAAAAATTGGGTTTGGATTAACCTATTTCAGGAGTAAACAATATCGTCTTACAGAAGGATCTTATACTAATCCGGATGGTACTATTGAGCTACTTCATCCGGGTGATGTATTAAAAGTGAAACATGTTTATGATTATAATTTTGGTTACCCTGATGCATATGGTTGGGATCGCGAAGATTATCTGGCAGTTGGTTATGAGAGAAATGGGGCGGGTGCGCCTGATACCAAAACAGACCGGAGAAATGAAATTGTTATTCCTTTTGGTGTAGGTGTCAAATATCGAATCAATAAGAATTTTGATGTTGGTACTGAAGTAATGTTGCGTAATCTGAATGCGGATAATCTGGATGTAAATCTCACGGGTGCTGATAACGATGGTTACATGTATACATCCTTCAACCTGACATATAAAATAGGTAGAAAAAATAAACGACATGCAGTCTGGACGTATAAGGATTTTAATATGGAATATAAACGTCTGCGACAAAATGACCCATTGGCCATTCGACTGGATTCCATCAGATCTGAAATTGAATATTTAGCTGCGCAGGATTCACTTGCCGGAGATACAACAACTATTTATACCGAATCGATCATTTATCAGGAAGGTATTTCAGAGTCTGTGTTTTTTGATTTTGATAAATCTGATATAACAAAACGTTCAGAAAGAACTCTGGCGAAGTTAGCCCGTGTGATGAAATCAAACGAACAGATTAGAATTAGGATTGTTGGTTACTGTGATGAACGTGGATCGGAAGTATATAATCTTGCTTTAAGTAAAAGGCGTTGTATGTCTGTGCTGAATACAATGGTAAATCAATTTAAGATACCGGCAGATCGTTTTCAGATTGATCCAAGAGGAGAAAGTGAAATGCTGTCGGATACAAAAAAACTTCAGCCATATGGCTTGCACCTGGTGAATCGTCGGGTTGATATGTTCGTAATTGTTGAGTAATATGGGGCATTTATGTAAAAAGATATGCATGGTTCTAATGTTTGTATTAAGCGGACATTATTGCTTTGCCCAGTATTCAACCGACAATCGTGTAATTTTCGAACACATGCGTTACAGTTCGGAAAAACGTTTTAATACGTGGTCTGTTTCAT contains:
- a CDS encoding OmpA family protein, which codes for MNRFLTFICFLLLTSFSFSSIAQIDFANLKEEQIYRKGNKYNTWGLTFGYGPVTYYVDVIDYTVFPKSDWKFGPTIMLSKQFNRPWGLDAQFMMADMYGQKNTRYFKGDLLDFSLNVTFSINQLVLFGPIKDKWDIYGKIGFGLTYFRSKQYRLTEGSYTNPDGTIELLHPGDVLKVKHVYDYNFGYPDAYGWDREDYLAVGYERNGAGAPDTKTDRRNEIVIPFGVGVKYRINKNFDVGTEVMLRNLNADNLDVNLTGADNDGYMYTSFNLTYKIGRKNKRHAVWTYKDFNMEYKRLRQNDPLAIRLDSIRSEIEYLAAQDSLAGDTTTIYTESIIYQEGISESVFFDFDKSDITKRSERTLAKLARVMKSNEQIRIRIVGYCDERGSEVYNLALSKRRCMSVLNTMVNQFKIPADRFQIDPRGESEMLSDTKKLQPYGLHLVNRRVDMFVIVE
- a CDS encoding HU family DNA-binding protein, which encodes MTKADIVNEISKNTGIEKVTVQKTVEAFMDTIKGSLVKGKNVYLRGFGSFVVRKRAEKTARNISKNTTIIIPEHFIPSFKPSKSFVTKVKNNVK
- a CDS encoding cytochrome c biogenesis protein CcdA, yielding MKRTFLALVMMLSVMSSLFAQMDQHITWKFSTKVLEDNKVEVICKATVDEGWHVYSSVLPEGTAIPTSIEIEESDAYKVLDGIKEFPEPKRYYDETFKAELQWFEGEAKFSRVVQLNGTGDVTIKGYVESMICNDETCMPPEMIDFELTVKQTTEEVNESTEASTNEEKESYWAIFLLAFGGGLAALLTPCVFPMIPMTVSFFTKQSATKAAGIRNAITYGVSIIAIYVILGVAVSAIFGASALNELSTNVWFNLFFFLLLVVFAASFFGAFEIVMPSSWVNFTTKNEDKGGIIGIFFMAFTLALVSFSCTGPIVGSLLVKAATGGYMGPIIGMLGFSLALALPFALFAAFPGYLNSLPKSGGWLNSVKVVLGFLELAFAFKFLSIADMTMGWHVLEREVFIAIWIAVFAAMGFYLMGKIKLPHDSPMNHVPVPRFLLALVVFSFTIYMIPGLWGAPVNLISGFPPPKNYAESPYGVGNETPGIVNSGNGNHAMGLPEGMHPGPQGIPAFDDYDKALAYAKKVNKPMLLDFTGLGCTNCRKMEDAVWSNQSVKSILTNDYILVSLYVDDRKKLDEPYISDVTGKKIRTVGNKWAEFQFVRYQQQGQPYYVIVDEDENTLNDPVAYDPDVEKYKNWLLDGLQKFKN
- a CDS encoding Rne/Rng family ribonuclease, coding for MNAELFVDVAPDHLSMALLEDKRLVELRKEKSNVQFAVGDIYLGRVKKIMPGLNAAFIDVGYEKDAFLHYLDLGPQFRSLQKFLNIASNKKGVVALHKLKPEPDINKNGTIPEVLTAGQNVLVQVAKEPISTKGPRLTSELSIAGRNLVLLPFSDKVSVSQKISSAEERSRLKRLVTSIKPKNYGVIIRTVAEGKQAAELDKELRTLVKRWEENTAKIKDVKAPGLVVGEIGRTSALLRDILNPTFNSIFVNDEEVCSEIKDYVGLIAPDRQKIVKHYKGGAPIFDQFQIHRQIKALFGTTVSFKSGAYLIIEHTEALHVIDVNSGNRSKSASNQENNALEVNLAAADEIARQLRLRDMGGIIVVDFIDMQNNENRQKVFEKMKQAMASDRTKHNILPLSKFGLMQITRQRVRPEMHIQTTESCPTCNGTGTIQPAIFWPKVLEDAVKKAVQALKMKKLILKVHPIVYAYLKKGFPSKVLRWKFKYTHGLKVMPSDSLGFLEFKIVDNEDNEVDLS
- the mutY gene encoding A/G-specific adenine glycosylase produces the protein MTDFGTRLLDWYHNNYRSLPWRQTTDPYKIWISEIILQQTRVAQGLDYYHRFIDNFPNVQSLAQANEEQVLRLWQGLGYYSRARNLHQAAKTIVEKHNSQFPTIYQEILNLKGIGTYTAAAIASFAFQLPYAVLDGNVYRFISRIKGIDTPIDSTEGKKRFTEVANELLNTNDPAHHNQAMMEMGAVICKAQTPECDQCPFQSDCVAFLTGQIPNLPVKSKKISQRHRYFNYFLVDETDTLYIQQRNGKDIWQNLYQLPLIESEKKLSASYFKKQTQEDVKLLNDTKHILSHQIIHSSFFQTTTNALVKLGINDYQQVKKEECINYPFPQLVVNFFSEQNIPGYKKE